In the Klebsiella aerogenes KCTC 2190 genome, one interval contains:
- the sfsA gene encoding DNA/RNA nuclease SfsA translates to MLFTPPLQSATLIKRYKRFLADVITPEGQALTLHCPNTGAMTGCAAPGDTVWYSTSDNPKRKYAHTWELTETRQGAVICVNTLRANTLAKEAVLAGNIPELAGYNILKSEVKYGEENSRIDLMLQAEDRRNCYIEVKSVTLAEKEYGYFPDAVTARGQKHLRELMSVAAAGHRAVILFAVLHSAIDRFSPAHHIDAKYAQLLIEAQEKGVEILAWKAELSTKMMTLNKPIAVALTPGN, encoded by the coding sequence ATGCTGTTCACTCCGCCTTTGCAGTCCGCCACTTTAATTAAACGTTACAAACGGTTTCTGGCCGATGTCATCACGCCGGAGGGCCAGGCGCTGACGCTGCACTGCCCGAATACCGGCGCCATGACCGGTTGCGCCGCGCCGGGAGATACCGTCTGGTATTCCACTTCCGATAATCCTAAACGTAAATATGCGCATACCTGGGAATTAACTGAAACCCGGCAGGGGGCCGTCATATGCGTTAACACCTTGCGGGCAAATACCCTGGCGAAGGAAGCGGTACTCGCCGGAAATATCCCTGAGCTTGCCGGGTATAACATTCTGAAAAGCGAAGTAAAATATGGTGAAGAAAATAGCCGAATCGACCTTATGTTACAGGCAGAAGACCGCCGTAACTGCTATATTGAAGTGAAATCGGTTACGTTGGCGGAAAAAGAGTACGGTTATTTTCCCGATGCCGTTACCGCACGCGGTCAGAAGCACCTGCGGGAACTCATGAGCGTCGCTGCCGCGGGCCATCGGGCCGTGATTTTATTCGCCGTGCTGCATTCGGCGATAGACCGTTTCTCACCCGCGCATCATATTGATGCCAAATACGCACAGCTGTTGATAGAGGCGCAGGAAAAGGGGGTAGAAATTCTCGCCTGGAAAGCGGAACTTTCTACCAAAATGATGACTCTGAATAAGCCGATCGCCGTGGCGTTAACCCCCGGTAATTAA
- the pcnB gene encoding polynucleotide adenylyltransferase PcnB yields the protein MFTRVANFCRKVLSREEREAEAAAVEQTHMTVIPREQHAISRKDISENALKVLYRLNKAGYEAYLVGGGVRDLLLGKKPKDFDVTTSATPDQVRKLFRNCRLVGRRFRLAHVMFGPEIIEVATFRGHHEGHTNDRVTSQRGQNGMLLRDNIFGSIEEDAQRRDFTINSLYYSVADFTVRDYVGGMRDLQEGVIRLIGDPETRYREDPVRMLRAVRFAAKLHMRISAESAEPIPRLATLLHDVPPARLFEEVLKLLQAGYGYETYQLLREYSLFQPLFPTITRYFTERGDSPMERIIIQVLKNTDNRLHNDMRVNPAFLFAVMFWYPLLEMAQKIAQESGLAYYDAFALAMNDVLDEACRTLAIPKRITTLVRDIWQLQLRMSRRQGKRAWKLMEHPKFRAAYDLLELRAGAENNHELQRLAKWWGEFQVAAPPEQKDMLNDLGDDPAPRRRHRRPRKRAPRQGNA from the coding sequence ATTTTTACCCGAGTCGCTAATTTTTGCCGCAAGGTGCTAAGCCGTGAAGAGCGCGAGGCAGAGGCTGCCGCCGTCGAACAAACGCATATGACGGTGATCCCGCGTGAACAGCATGCAATTTCCCGCAAAGATATCAGTGAAAACGCGCTCAAGGTGCTCTATCGACTGAACAAGGCGGGCTACGAAGCTTACCTGGTCGGCGGCGGCGTTCGCGACCTGCTGCTGGGCAAGAAACCAAAAGATTTTGACGTCACCACCAGCGCGACCCCGGACCAGGTACGTAAACTGTTCCGCAACTGCCGCCTGGTTGGCCGTCGCTTCCGCCTGGCGCACGTGATGTTCGGGCCGGAAATCATTGAGGTCGCCACCTTCCGCGGCCATCACGAAGGCCACACCAACGACCGCGTCACCTCCCAGCGCGGCCAGAACGGCATGCTGCTGCGCGATAACATCTTCGGCTCTATCGAAGAGGATGCCCAGCGCCGCGACTTCACCATCAATAGCCTTTATTACAGCGTGGCGGATTTCACCGTACGCGACTACGTTGGTGGAATGCGCGATCTGCAGGAAGGGGTGATACGCCTGATTGGCGACCCGGAAACCCGTTACCGTGAGGATCCGGTGCGCATGCTGCGCGCGGTTCGTTTCGCCGCCAAACTGCATATGCGCATCAGCGCCGAAAGCGCCGAGCCAATCCCACGTCTGGCTACCCTGCTGCACGACGTACCGCCGGCGCGTCTGTTTGAAGAAGTGCTGAAACTGCTGCAGGCGGGTTATGGTTATGAAACCTACCAGCTGCTGCGCGAATACAGCCTGTTCCAGCCGCTGTTCCCGACGATCACCCGCTACTTCACCGAGCGCGGCGATAGCCCGATGGAACGCATCATCATTCAGGTGCTGAAGAACACCGATAACCGCCTGCATAACGATATGCGCGTTAACCCGGCATTCCTGTTCGCGGTCATGTTCTGGTATCCGCTGCTGGAAATGGCGCAGAAAATCGCACAGGAGAGCGGGCTGGCCTATTACGACGCCTTCGCGCTGGCAATGAATGACGTGCTGGATGAAGCCTGCCGGACGCTGGCGATCCCTAAACGCATCACCACCCTGGTGCGCGACATCTGGCAGTTGCAGCTTCGTATGTCCCGCCGTCAGGGCAAACGCGCGTGGAAACTCATGGAGCATCCGAAGTTCCGCGCCGCCTATGACCTGCTTGAACTGCGCGCAGGCGCCGAGAACAACCACGAACTGCAGCGTCTGGCCAAATGGTGGGGCGAGTTCCAGGTGGCCGCGCCGCCGGAACAGAAAGATATGCTCAACGACCTCGGCGACGATCCGGCTCCGCGCCGCCGCCATCGCCGCCCGCGTAAACGCGCGCCGCGCCAGGGTAACGCATGA
- the dksA gene encoding RNA polymerase-binding protein DksA, whose product MQEGQNRKTSSLSILAIAGVEPYQEKPGEEYMNEAQLAHFKRILEAWRNQLRDEVDRTVTHMQDEAANFPDPVDRAAQEEEFSLELRNRDRERKLIKKIEKTLKKVEDEDFGFCESCGVEIGIRRLEARPTADLCIDCKTLAEIREKQMAG is encoded by the coding sequence ATGCAAGAAGGGCAAAACCGTAAAACATCGTCCCTGAGTATTCTCGCCATCGCTGGGGTGGAGCCGTACCAAGAGAAGCCGGGCGAAGAGTATATGAACGAAGCCCAGCTGGCGCACTTCAAGCGCATTCTTGAAGCATGGCGTAATCAACTCAGGGATGAAGTGGATCGCACCGTAACGCATATGCAGGATGAAGCTGCTAACTTCCCGGACCCGGTCGACCGTGCCGCGCAGGAAGAAGAGTTCAGCCTGGAGCTGCGTAACCGCGACCGCGAACGTAAACTCATCAAGAAGATTGAGAAAACACTGAAAAAAGTCGAAGACGAAGACTTCGGCTTCTGCGAATCCTGTGGCGTGGAGATTGGCATTCGCCGTCTGGAAGCGCGTCCAACAGCTGACCTGTGCATCGATTGCAAGACGCTGGCGGAAATTCGCGAAAAACAGATGGCGGGTTAA
- the gluQRS gene encoding tRNA glutamyl-Q(34) synthetase GluQRS, whose product MTDSDYIGRFAPSPSGELHFGSLIAALGSYLQARAKGGIWRVRIEDIDPPREVPGAADTILRQLDRYGLHWDGEVLWQSQRHDAYRERLAWLRDRDLCYYCTCTRARIHSVGGIYDGHCRDLRLGAENAALRLRQTRPVLEFYDQLRGTLVADEPLAREDFIIHRRDGLFAYNLAVVVDDHFQGVSEIVRGADLIEPTVRQISLYQHFGWPVPDYVHLPLALNAEGNKLSKQNHAPALPEGDPRPEIVRALTFLNQDVVEDWQALSIDDLLKQAIANWQPAKIQHSQMAPAEL is encoded by the coding sequence ATGACCGATTCAGACTATATAGGGCGCTTTGCTCCCTCACCTTCCGGCGAACTCCACTTCGGCTCATTAATCGCCGCCCTTGGCAGCTATCTACAGGCGCGGGCGAAAGGCGGTATCTGGCGCGTACGCATTGAAGATATCGACCCGCCGCGGGAAGTTCCCGGCGCCGCCGACACCATTTTGCGCCAGCTCGATCGCTACGGTCTACACTGGGACGGCGAGGTACTGTGGCAGTCCCAGCGGCACGATGCCTATCGCGAGCGCCTCGCCTGGCTGCGCGATCGGGATCTCTGCTACTACTGCACCTGCACCCGCGCGCGCATTCACAGCGTCGGCGGGATCTACGACGGTCACTGTCGCGATTTGCGCCTTGGCGCCGAAAACGCCGCGTTGCGCCTGCGCCAGACCCGTCCGGTACTGGAATTTTATGACCAGTTGCGCGGGACCCTCGTCGCCGACGAACCGCTGGCGCGGGAAGATTTCATCATCCATCGTCGCGATGGGCTGTTCGCCTATAACCTGGCGGTAGTGGTTGACGACCATTTTCAGGGGGTCAGCGAAATCGTCCGCGGCGCCGATCTCATCGAGCCAACGGTACGACAAATTTCGCTGTATCAACACTTTGGCTGGCCTGTACCAGATTACGTACACCTGCCGCTGGCGCTGAATGCCGAAGGTAATAAGCTCTCAAAACAGAACCACGCCCCGGCCCTGCCGGAGGGCGATCCGCGCCCGGAAATTGTGCGGGCATTAACATTTTTGAATCAGGATGTCGTTGAGGATTGGCAAGCCCTGAGTATTGACGATTTACTCAAACAAGCGATAGCCAACTGGCAGCCAGCAAAAATCCAGCATTCTCAAATGGCTCCCGCTGAGCTATGA